The genomic window CTGTAACTTTTATCATTGTCGGTTTTGTGTTATGCTACAGTCATACGTTATTCTTttactgaagaagaaaatattcatCACTGTTCAGTGTTCACTGTTCATAAATCACTAACTGAAGACTCTTGATTATAGAAATTTTTGCAAATCACGTCATCAAGCTTATCatattgttaaaaatgattaaagaaaCCACATCTACATAATTTACAGAGTATTACATCTATAAAGCACGAATTAAACACAGCACTAAACAGATTCTTGTGAAAGCCGGAGCACAGTACACAGATTCTTACAAAGGAAAGGCGTGTGAGCACGAACTCTGTCcacatatatttatgtatattccATTGGTGGCGTCATGTCATCCTGGTTTGAGGATCAGACAAATGCTATCTTCTCGTGTCATAGTTGTTGCATTAAACCTTCGGATCAGCTCATGTCTGAAAAAGCTTCGGAACGAGATTCTTCCACCAGGACTGTCTGGCATTTTACAATGGAAGCGCTGGGCGTTGTCGGACAACGTTTAACACGCCCCTTGCAGTTGCCTGCTACCAGGAAAGAGAGACAGTGAGAAGCTCCCATTGAGAAAAACTTAAATCTTCTGATTGAAATCCTTACCTCGTAAAAGGAATTGAAGTTTAGACGTAAAAGAAAACGTCTCAAGAACGGGGCTCGCTGGCTCCCGGCGAGTTTGCTGCTTCTCAGTATGGTGTACAAGGAATTTGACTTCTTGTTGAATTCCTTAAACCGCaagataaaaaattatgagaGACCATTGTTACCTTTGTATGAGTATTACAGTGAAAAGATAACGCACCTCAGCTATGTTTTCAAGTTCTGAAGTGTTTGGGTTGCTTTCTTGATTCTCAATGTTCCAGCAGAACTGGAGACATAGTTTCATGATGCTATCAAGTATCCTTGAGACGGAACCAATGTCGAGGAAAGATTGAGAGATAAGAGCGGAGAGGTACCTGCATTTGTATAGTACAGTAGGTAAGTAGAGGGAAAAATTACTGAAAAAGATTTAGGTTCAGACTTGcttcacaaaataataaaaaatcgaAACGAGAACCAAACACAGAAGAATAAATGCCAGGCCAAGTAAGTAGCATGAAGACTCTTGAAAGAGAACAACGAGCATTGGATATACTTACTCTTGATGGAAGCCAACGAGTTCAGTGAAATCTTGAGAATCGTGGATGTGAGTTTGCAACACCTTCCATTGAGATTCTATCACGTCAACCTTAagacaaagagagaatcaaaacatgagaagttttttgttttacaaactGGCTTATAACCAACTTTGAAATTCTTAGGAAACGTCGTCTTTACCTGAATGTAAAACTGAAGATTCCTTATCAAAAACGCCATGTGCTCTCTAACACGCCACATGGGTCGTATTCCTTGTCGTCTTTGTTGAGATGTTGATCCGTTTAAACCATCTTTTCGATGTTGAGCAGATTCTATATGATCTTGATGCATTACAGAAGCCCATGATTTCTCCAATTCCATCTGAGTTCTCTTTAGCCGTATCAAATATTGGAACACCTTGAGATACCTAACACAAGTTTATAGCTCTCAGAGAAAGCATCACATATTTCAAGTTCCAGCAGACAGCCGACTAAAAATTTCATAGTATAATCGATGCAAAAACTTTGAAAGTgagaaaaattagaagaaaagaaggataTAAGCAGTGCCTAAGGATTATTACTTAGAAAGCACTTCTTGAGTGAAAAACAGTTGCATGGGCCAATCAACAGAATACTCCAGAGCAATAGCGTCCCAGCCATCCACAGAGGTGTCTGATGTAAGATTTGCCTTCCCGGTGAGAGATACTTTAGATCTCACCATGTCAGCTTGAGAAGATCTGACTGTGACTCCAAATGAAGGCATCCTGGTGAGAATAGCAGTTAAATAGCCAAATTAAGGAACAGTTGGGAGAAATAGTTATTAATATGTGCGTCCCACTTAGCTCAAAGGCTCGACACTAAATCCATTAATACAAAGTCGTTAAGAAGAATTTGATGTGTTACTAACCGTAGGGATACCCTAGAGAAATACTTATCTTCCTCCGCAATGGTTTTTGTTGCAGCCTGTGTGttccaaaagaaagaacattacaaaaacaatttgaccTGAACAGAACTTTTATCATGAAATTGTTTAAGTTGTAACCACATACCAACTGAAACGGTACCATAAGATCAGATTCTCCAGTTGACTGGCGAGGTGGCAAACGCATCAACTGACGACTCTCCTCCAGAAAGCACTGAAATCAGAAAGTCTATGAGATGAGAAATTAAATGTCCACAGGTCTTTAACTGAGGCTAGTGCAAGAAGAGGAGGACATGAACAAGTGGGAGCGACATTAATCACCcttaattttcatttaagaGCATCAACAGATAGATTATGTGGTTTACCTGAAAGAAATCTCCTTTTTCTAAGAGGAAATAATCTTTCAGAGCTTTAAGATGACCATTGAGATCAGCACGCACAACGACAAGCTGAAGAAAGGAAGGTAATgtgacccaaaaaaataaatccagAAGATTGAAGTTTAAAATGTTGTCAAGTGAAAACCTGCCAAAGATGACTGGCTGCTATTGCTCGAACAGAATCAACAGTGCACTCAAATGATCTCTTGTGAAACTCAGATGATTCCTGCACACAAACGTATAAATCTAAGTTTACAATCTGAGCTCTAATGTGATCCTAGGAGAAAGGCATATACTATCTCTACGCATGATCTCTATGCATGAGCAGTAGGATCGCGTGCTGCATAACCGAAAATCAACTCAGTTATTTAGATTGTTATACTTTTTACCAAAGATATACTGTCCAGTGAGAAAGTACCTTTAAATCTTTGAGCATAGCTTCAATCTTATCTGCCTCAGATTGTGGAAGCAACTCTCCCCCTGTAAGATCTGCATCTAACTCAGTTTCTGTTTCAGGGAAATCACTATGCATAAATCCTCGAATTCTCTGGGAGCCACGCATTGTTTGCTGAAAACTCTTGTCCTTCTGGAACTGGAAAGCAGGACTGGGATTTCGCAAAACCCTTATGGCTTTCCCCGCAAAAAGAATTGATTCACCAAGGCGCATAGGAATATAATCAGGTAACATATCCTGCAATATAAGCacagaaaaatcaataatatagTAACAGTACCTAAATCAAAAGTGTAAGTGGCATGGAGAATACCAAAGAAATGTGAAATCCAGAGTGCCAATCAGTTAAAGATGTCTCATGAACTGAGGTACGAGCCAACTTTTCAGATACTTCTTCCTGAGATGAGCGATGATCTAAATCACCATCGTCCTGCCTACAAGCAAACCAGAAATGAGTTGAACATTCTTTGGAGAAGATAAACAGAAATCAAAGTGCATCTGCAGACGACGGCAGGCCATAATGTATCAATGCAAGTATACAGCAGATACCTAAGCAGAATAAATACATAATGAGGACCACTAATGACGACATTAAGAAAAACGAGATGGCACTCAGCAAATATCAAGATAAAATTGACAAAACGATGTAGATTTACAATTTACCTCTTGATGAAAAATTCTCCATGAGGATCCTGAAGAATGCCATAGACCATCCAAGCTGCAAGCTGATTATACATGACCTGATGTCCATTCCAAAGAAGCCTGCACGTGGATAAGGGAACAAGCAGGATACAAAAACTTTGACAAGTGGTGACGCTGGACTAAATGATCTCAGTTTACTGAAAATAAAGCCACTGAGGAACAAAGCTAGTGAATACCTTTGGAGACAAGTCCTCAATTCAGGCACACCACAATGACATCTTTTATTCAATACATTAAGAAGCTGCCCTCCACGAATATCATCACGCTCAATCTCAAGAATTACCTCATACAGGGGCGGGAAAAGAACGAAAAACTAGACAGAAAATGGCATTGGACTATCAATAAACACAAATTCATTTGGCAAATGCTAATCTCAATCATCAAGTGATAAATGTGTTGGTATTGTACTAGAACATGTACCTTATTGAGCCCCTCTGTAACCGTAGCCAGAATAGGCGTAGTCTCCGCCAATAGCTTCTGTTCAATGTGAAGAACCGCAGATCTATAGACCGAAAGAATCTCCCCAATTCCATTAGCAATGGCTC from Arabidopsis thaliana chromosome 3, partial sequence includes these protein-coding regions:
- the GCP4 gene encoding GAMMA-TUBULIN COMPLEX PROTEIN 4 (GAMMA-TUBULIN COMPLEX PROTEIN 4 (GCP4); CONTAINS InterPro DOMAIN/s: Spc97/Spc98 (InterPro:IPR007259); BEST Arabidopsis thaliana protein match is: spindle pole body component 98 (TAIR:AT5G06680.1); Has 1249 Blast hits to 1181 proteins in 191 species: Archae - 0; Bacteria - 0; Metazoa - 551; Fungi - 320; Plants - 155; Viruses - 0; Other Eukaryotes - 223 (source: NCBI BLink).), which produces MLHELLLALLGFTGDLIVDEREQRKTLGLAFNSDSPLSDECTFKLAPDISFIEPSERDLIERLIKLGFYYRELDRFAKKSRNLSWIRSVTSVHPLERADELSKQSREKKPSVYRRAIANGIGEILSVYRSAVLHIEQKLLAETTPILATVTEGLNKFFVLFPPLYEVILEIERDDIRGGQLLNVLNKRCHCGVPELRTCLQRLLWNGHQVMYNQLAAWMVYGILQDPHGEFFIKRQDDGDLDHRSSQEEVSEKLARTSVHETSLTDWHSGFHISLDMLPDYIPMRLGESILFAGKAIRVLRNPSPAFQFQKDKSFQQTMRGSQRIRGFMHSDFPETETELDADLTGGELLPQSEADKIEAMLKDLKESSEFHKRSFECTVDSVRAIAASHLWQLVVVRADLNGHLKALKDYFLLEKGDFFQCFLEESRQLMRLPPRQSTGESDLMVPFQLAATKTIAEEDKYFSRVSLRMPSFGVTVRSSQADMVRSKVSLTGKANLTSDTSVDGWDAIALEYSVDWPMQLFFTQEVLSKYLKVFQYLIRLKRTQMELEKSWASVMHQDHIESAQHRKDGLNGSTSQQRRQGIRPMWRVREHMAFLIRNLQFYIQVDVIESQWKVLQTHIHDSQDFTELVGFHQEYLSALISQSFLDIGSVSRILDSIMKLCLQFCWNIENQESNPNTSELENIAEEFNKKSNSLYTILRSSKLAGSQRAPFLRRFLLRLNFNSFYEATARGVLNVVRQRPALPL
- the GCP4 gene encoding GAMMA-TUBULIN COMPLEX PROTEIN 4 — translated: MLHELLLALLGFTGDLIVDEREQRKTLGLAFNSDSPLSDECTFKLAPDISFIEPSERDLIERLIKLGFYYRELDRFAKKSRNLSWIRSVTSVHPLERADELSKQSREKKPSVYRRAIANGIGEILSVYRSAVLHIEQKLLAETTPILATVTEGLNKFFVLFPPLYEVILEIERDDIRGGQLLNVLNKRCHCGVPELRTCLQRLLWNGHQVMYNQLAAWMVYGILQDPHGEFFIKRQDDGDLDHRSSQEEVSEKLARTSVHETSLTDWHSGFHISLDMLPDYIPMRLGESILFAGKAIRVLRNPSPAFQFQKDKSFQQTMRGSQRIRGFMHSDFPETETELDADLTGGELLPQSEADKIEAMLKDLKESSEFHKRSFECTVDSVRAIAASHLWQCFLEESRQLMRLPPRQSTGESDLMVPFQLAATKTIAEEDKYFSRVSLRMPSFGVTVRSSQADMVRSKVSLTGKANLTSDTSVDGWDAIALEYSVDWPMQLFFTQEVLSKYLKVFQYLIRLKRTQMELEKSWASVMHQDHIESAQHRKDGLNGSTSQQRRQGIRPMWRVREHMAFLIRNLQFYIQVDVIESQWKVLQTHIHDSQDFTELVGFHQEYLSALISQSFLDIGSVSRILDSIMKLCLQFCWNIENQESNPNTSELENIAEEFNKKSNSLYTILRSSKLAGSQRAPFLRRFLLRLNFNSFYEATARGVLNVVRQRPALPL
- the GCP4 gene encoding GAMMA-TUBULIN COMPLEX PROTEIN 4, with protein sequence MLHELLLALLGFTGDLIVDEREQRKTLGLAFNSDSPLSDECTFKLAPDISFIEPSERDLIERLIKLGFYYRELDRFAKKSRNLSWIRSVTSVHPLERADELSKQSREKKPSVYRRAIANGIGEILSVYRSAVLHIEQKLLAETTPILATVTEGLNKFFVLFPPLYEVILEIERDDIRGGQLLNVLNKRCHCGVPELRTCLQRLLWNGHQVMYNQLAAWMVYGILQDPHGEFFIKRQDDGDLDHRSSQEEVSEKLARTSVHETSLTDWHSGFHISLDMLPDYIPMRLGESILFAGKAIRVLRNPSPAFQFQKDKSFQQTMRGSQRIRGFMHSDFPETETELDADLTGGELLPQSEADKIEAMLKDLKESSEFHKRSFECTVDSVRAIAASHLWQLVVVRADLNGHLKALKDYFLLEKGDFFQCFLEESRQLMRLPPRQSTGESDLMVPFQLAATKTIAEEDKYFSRVSLRMPSFGVTVRSSQADMVRSKVSLTGKANLTSDTSVDGWDAIALEYSVDWPMQLFFTQEVLSKYLKVFQYLIRLKRTQMELEKSWASVMHQDHIESAQHRKDGLNGSTSQQRRQGIRPMWRVREHMAFLIRNLQFYIQVDVIESQWKVLQTHIHDSQDFTELVGFHQEYLSALISQSFLDIGSVSRILDSIMKLCLQFCWNIENQESNPNTSELENIAEVRYLFTVILIQR